Proteins encoded together in one Streptomyces sp. TLI_171 window:
- a CDS encoding long-chain fatty acid--CoA ligase, with translation MREFSSPALGAGVTGGLADSVFDRAEREPRLVQLSRQVDGAWHPVTAAQFRDEVLALAKGLLTRGVRYGDRVAVMSATRWEWTLFDYALWSIGAIPVPVYPTAAAEQVRWILAETAAVACVVEDEDQAMTVGAVCDALPELTGIWQLDRGCVAQLAADGRGVPDALVHRQRVGVTPDSLATVIYTSGTTGRPKGCLLTHGNLASVADALLAGWEEVFRDTGGGQAATLLFLPLAHVYGRITQVVAVRGGIRIGHHGKVSADSLLPALAAFRPTFLHAVPYIFEKIHRRAREAAESAGKLEVFDQAERVAVEWAAAWERRAHREGPGPSPALRVRHAAYERLVYQRVRAVLGGRVRAVMSGGSMLGRELGLFFAGAGMTVYEGYGLTETAAPITANPPRRPRFGTVGRPLPGAAVVIAEDGEVWVRGDGVFSGYLNHPRCSDEALYRGWLATGDLGSMDEHGYLTLTGRKKELIVTSSGKNLAPAVLEERVRTHPLIAQCLVVGDNRPYVAALITLDPTALAHWLKARGRAQLEVWQALSDQELHHEVQRAVAAANTTVSRAESIRAFRLLPREFSLEDGLLTPSLKIRRAAVAERYAADIEELYAG, from the coding sequence GTGCGAGAGTTCAGCAGCCCCGCGCTCGGCGCCGGGGTGACCGGCGGCCTGGCCGACTCGGTGTTCGACCGGGCGGAGCGGGAGCCGCGGCTGGTGCAGCTGTCCCGACAGGTGGACGGTGCCTGGCATCCGGTGACGGCCGCTCAGTTCCGGGACGAGGTGCTGGCGCTGGCGAAGGGTCTGCTGACCCGCGGGGTGCGCTACGGCGACCGGGTCGCGGTGATGTCGGCGACCCGCTGGGAGTGGACGCTGTTCGACTACGCACTCTGGTCGATCGGCGCGATCCCGGTGCCGGTGTACCCGACGGCCGCCGCCGAGCAGGTCCGCTGGATCCTGGCCGAGACCGCGGCGGTGGCCTGCGTGGTGGAGGACGAGGACCAGGCGATGACGGTCGGCGCGGTGTGCGACGCGCTGCCGGAGCTGACCGGCATCTGGCAGCTCGACCGGGGCTGCGTGGCGCAGCTGGCGGCGGACGGCCGGGGCGTGCCGGACGCGCTGGTGCACCGTCAGCGGGTCGGCGTGACGCCGGACTCGCTCGCCACCGTCATCTACACCTCCGGCACCACCGGCCGCCCGAAGGGCTGCCTGCTGACCCACGGCAACCTCGCGTCGGTGGCGGATGCGCTGCTGGCGGGCTGGGAGGAGGTGTTCCGGGACACCGGCGGCGGGCAGGCCGCGACCCTGCTGTTCCTGCCGCTGGCGCACGTGTACGGGCGGATCACCCAGGTGGTGGCGGTGCGCGGCGGGATCCGGATCGGGCACCACGGGAAGGTGTCGGCGGACAGCCTGCTGCCGGCCCTGGCCGCGTTCCGGCCGACCTTCCTGCACGCGGTGCCGTACATCTTCGAGAAGATCCACCGCCGGGCCCGGGAGGCCGCCGAGTCGGCCGGCAAGCTGGAGGTGTTCGACCAGGCCGAGCGGGTGGCGGTGGAGTGGGCGGCCGCCTGGGAGCGCCGGGCGCACCGGGAGGGCCCGGGCCCGTCCCCGGCGCTGCGGGTGCGGCACGCCGCGTACGAGCGGCTGGTGTACCAGCGGGTGCGGGCGGTGCTGGGCGGCCGGGTGCGCGCGGTGATGTCCGGCGGCTCCATGCTGGGGCGCGAGTTGGGCCTGTTCTTCGCCGGCGCCGGGATGACGGTGTACGAGGGCTACGGGCTGACCGAGACGGCCGCGCCGATCACCGCGAACCCGCCGCGCAGGCCCCGCTTCGGCACGGTGGGCCGTCCGCTGCCGGGCGCCGCGGTGGTGATCGCCGAGGACGGCGAGGTGTGGGTGCGCGGCGACGGCGTGTTCTCCGGCTACCTGAACCACCCGCGCTGCTCGGACGAGGCGCTGTACCGGGGCTGGCTGGCCACCGGGGACCTCGGATCGATGGACGAGCACGGCTACCTGACGCTGACCGGCCGCAAGAAGGAACTGATCGTCACCTCCTCCGGCAAGAACCTCGCGCCCGCGGTGCTGGAGGAGCGGGTGCGCACCCATCCGCTGATCGCGCAGTGCCTGGTGGTGGGCGACAACCGGCCGTACGTGGCGGCGCTGATCACGCTGGACCCGACGGCGCTGGCGCACTGGCTCAAGGCCCGTGGGCGGGCCCAGCTGGAGGTCTGGCAGGCGCTGTCCGACCAGGAGCTGCACCACGAGGTGCAGCGGGCGGTGGCGGCGGCGAACACCACGGTGTCGCGGGCCGAGTCGATCCGGGCGTTCCGGCTGCTGCCGCGGGAGTTCTCGCTGGAGGACGGGCTGCTGACGCCCTCGCTGAAGATCCGCCGGGCCGCGGTGGCGGAGCGCTACGCGGCCGACATCGAGGAGCTCTACGCCGGTTGA
- a CDS encoding nitrate- and nitrite sensing domain-containing protein codes for MRLRRSSIRARIIALLLVPITALSGLWVYSTLITTGDVWSQLDLSSTYQAFGDPADQYVADLQAERATAVLRLANPADQGFVSDYAKAQTNTDRHLQLLRYEGSSGDAGKLDADQRARYLDMLTAADELTAVRARIGQQRQSWDGALKDYSDLITPVFAFRSSFIANQTGTLPRQGTILIELTRAGEYLSQETAAMRALRAGPQAVANDPRKQQVALDAMHAQQALFRVYIAELDPQDQSDYNDLRTGPTWSQLTTAETGFDKASDRAGEVRGGPVDAWGDTADQVLRDLDSINGRLANKIGDQARAYAVNSLLRGGIAGLIGLAAVVVSIIISYRTGRRLVRELVGLRNAAGDLSATRLPSVMLRLRRGEPVDVVAEVPQLEFGAGEIGQVGRAFNEVQRVAVEAAVEQAELRRGVSAVFVNLARRSQVLLHRQLTLLDTMERRTENPRELEDLFRLDHLTTRMRRHAEGLIILSGGSPGRAWRKPVRMVDVVRAAVGEVEDYARVIVRPFPGTGLLGSAVADVTHLVAELVENATVFSPPQTQVTVQGEVVAHGFCLEIDDRGLGLSEQHLADINQRLAVEQEFDLADTDRLGLFVVSRLARRHGIRVHLRPSPYGGSSAVVLIPRELLAEAVEMAPEGTRPTVDDTHRRAPGAVEAGRQHGAHAAPAAPQAKPLGGPRPSAAAPSTTPGGLPRRRGGAPAEAASGTGRHRRAEEAAAAATTAPAPAAAPAAPRPGLTPIAPLEPVGPAGPVAGGLLPRRVRQANLAPQLRAETAGESTESARERSPEEARSAFASFQRGFARGRGDRLQPASLTVVRSDPEDGEPTAQPGRPAPAAPFLPGQPRLRVALPSAPVPHALPPAPVRSVPPAHQPPIAPPAPPAPAEGTES; via the coding sequence ATGCGCCTGCGCCGCAGCTCGATCCGCGCGAGGATCATCGCGCTGCTCCTGGTGCCGATCACGGCGCTCAGCGGGCTGTGGGTGTACTCGACCCTCATCACCACCGGCGACGTGTGGAGCCAGCTCGACCTCAGCTCCACCTACCAGGCCTTCGGCGACCCGGCCGACCAGTACGTGGCCGACCTGCAGGCCGAACGCGCCACCGCCGTGCTCCGCCTCGCCAACCCGGCCGACCAGGGCTTCGTCTCCGACTACGCCAAGGCGCAGACCAACACCGACCGCCACCTCCAACTGCTGCGCTACGAGGGCAGCAGCGGCGACGCCGGCAAGCTCGACGCCGACCAGCGCGCCCGCTACCTCGACATGCTGACCGCCGCCGACGAGCTCACCGCCGTCCGCGCCCGGATCGGCCAGCAGCGGCAGAGCTGGGACGGCGCGCTCAAGGACTACAGCGACCTGATCACCCCGGTGTTCGCCTTCCGGTCCTCGTTCATCGCCAACCAGACCGGCACCCTGCCCCGGCAGGGCACCATCCTGATCGAGCTCACCCGGGCCGGCGAGTACCTCTCCCAGGAGACCGCCGCGATGCGCGCGCTGCGGGCCGGTCCGCAGGCCGTCGCCAACGACCCGCGCAAGCAGCAGGTCGCGCTCGACGCCATGCACGCCCAGCAGGCGCTGTTCCGGGTCTACATCGCCGAACTCGACCCGCAGGACCAGAGCGACTACAACGACCTGCGCACCGGCCCGACCTGGAGCCAGCTCACCACCGCCGAGACCGGCTTCGACAAGGCCTCCGACCGGGCCGGCGAAGTCCGCGGCGGCCCCGTCGACGCCTGGGGCGACACCGCCGACCAGGTGCTCAGGGACCTCGACTCGATCAACGGCCGGCTCGCCAACAAGATCGGCGACCAGGCCCGCGCCTACGCCGTCAACTCCCTGCTGCGCGGCGGCATCGCCGGCCTGATCGGCCTCGCCGCCGTGGTCGTCTCGATCATCATCTCCTACCGCACCGGGCGCCGGCTGGTCCGCGAACTGGTCGGCCTGCGCAACGCCGCCGGCGACCTGTCCGCCACCCGGCTGCCCTCGGTGATGCTCCGGCTGCGCCGCGGCGAGCCCGTCGACGTGGTCGCCGAGGTCCCCCAACTGGAGTTCGGCGCCGGGGAGATCGGCCAGGTCGGCCGGGCCTTCAACGAGGTCCAGCGGGTCGCCGTCGAGGCCGCCGTCGAACAGGCCGAACTGCGCCGCGGCGTCTCCGCGGTCTTCGTCAACCTGGCCCGCCGCTCCCAGGTGCTGCTGCACCGTCAGCTCACCCTGCTCGACACCATGGAGCGCCGCACCGAGAACCCGCGGGAACTCGAGGACCTGTTCCGCCTCGACCACCTCACCACCCGCATGCGCCGCCACGCCGAGGGCCTGATCATCCTCTCCGGCGGCTCGCCCGGCCGCGCCTGGCGCAAGCCGGTCCGGATGGTCGACGTGGTCCGCGCCGCCGTCGGCGAGGTCGAGGACTACGCCCGGGTCATCGTCCGGCCGTTCCCCGGCACCGGCCTGCTCGGCAGCGCCGTCGCCGACGTCACCCACCTGGTCGCCGAACTGGTCGAGAACGCCACCGTGTTCTCGCCGCCGCAGACCCAGGTCACCGTGCAGGGCGAGGTGGTCGCGCACGGCTTCTGCCTGGAGATCGACGACCGCGGCCTCGGCCTGAGCGAGCAGCACCTCGCCGACATCAACCAGCGCCTCGCCGTGGAGCAGGAGTTCGACCTCGCCGACACCGACCGGCTGGGCCTGTTCGTGGTCTCCCGGCTGGCCCGCCGGCACGGCATCCGGGTCCACCTGCGGCCCTCCCCGTACGGCGGCAGCTCCGCCGTGGTGCTGATCCCGCGCGAACTGCTCGCCGAGGCCGTCGAGATGGCGCCCGAGGGCACGCGCCCCACGGTCGACGACACCCACCGGCGCGCCCCCGGCGCGGTCGAGGCCGGCCGCCAGCACGGCGCCCACGCCGCGCCCGCCGCGCCGCAGGCCAAGCCGCTCGGCGGGCCCCGGCCGTCCGCCGCCGCACCCTCCACCACCCCCGGCGGGCTGCCCCGCCGCCGGGGCGGCGCCCCGGCCGAGGCCGCCTCGGGGACCGGCCGCCACCGGCGCGCCGAGGAAGCCGCCGCGGCGGCCACGACGGCGCCCGCTCCCGCCGCGGCGCCGGCCGCGCCCCGGCCGGGGCTCACCCCGATCGCCCCGCTCGAACCGGTCGGCCCGGCCGGGCCGGTGGCCGGCGGGCTGCTCCCGCGCCGGGTTCGGCAGGCCAACCTGGCGCCCCAACTGCGCGCCGAGACCGCCGGGGAGAGCACCGAGTCGGCGCGCGAGCGCAGCCCCGAGGAGGCCCGGTCCGCCTTCGCCTCCTTCCAGCGCGGCTTCGCCCGCGGCCGCGGCGACCGGCTGCAGCCCGCCTCGCTCACCGTGGTGCGCTCCGACCCGGAGGACGGCGAGCCGACGGCGCAGCCCGGACGCCCCGCTCCCGCAGCGCCGTTCCTGCCCGGCCAGCCGCGCCTGCGGGTCGCGCTGCCGTCCGCGCCGGTGCCGCACGCCCTGCCGCCCGCGCCCGTCCGCTCCGTCCCCCCGGCCCACCAGCCGCCGATCGCTCCGCCCGCACCGCCCGCACCAGCAGAAGGAACCGAATCATGA
- a CDS encoding roadblock/LC7 domain-containing protein yields the protein MTATTPPSGDLDWLLNDLVGRVATLRHAVILSSDGLATGVSSGLAREDAEHLAAVAAGFHSLAKGAGRHFQVGGVRQTMVELDEAFLFITAAGDGSCLAVLSDAESDVGQIAYEMALLVKRVGEHLAAEPRTETTPPGR from the coding sequence ATGACCGCAACAACACCGCCGTCCGGGGACCTCGACTGGCTCCTCAACGACCTGGTCGGCCGGGTGGCGACCCTTCGGCATGCGGTGATCCTCTCCAGCGACGGCCTGGCCACCGGCGTCTCCAGCGGCCTCGCCCGGGAGGACGCCGAGCACCTCGCCGCGGTCGCGGCGGGCTTCCACAGCCTCGCCAAGGGCGCCGGCCGGCACTTCCAGGTCGGCGGTGTCCGGCAGACCATGGTCGAGCTGGACGAGGCCTTCCTGTTCATCACCGCGGCCGGCGACGGCAGCTGCCTGGCCGTGCTCAGCGACGCCGAATCCGATGTGGGCCAAATCGCCTACGAGATGGCACTGTTGGTGAAGCGCGTCGGCGAGCACCTGGCCGCCGAGCCGAGGACCGAGACCACCCCGCCCGGGAGATGA
- a CDS encoding DUF742 domain-containing protein yields the protein MSEPEPTEPTEAPAPAGRTGASADEGSTDEPSVDLFSPRTPVDDRWFDDEAGPVVRLFSMTRGRARPVEDGLFDLISLVSAAGPAPGGLRADLVLDPEHHAILDLCRDEPLSVAELGSYTDLPVSVVRVLLGDLHDAELISVTRPVQLAHQPDERLLRDVINGLRAL from the coding sequence ATGAGCGAGCCCGAGCCGACCGAGCCGACCGAGGCGCCCGCCCCGGCCGGCCGCACCGGAGCGAGCGCGGACGAAGGGTCGACCGACGAGCCGTCGGTCGACCTGTTCTCGCCCCGCACCCCGGTGGACGACCGCTGGTTCGACGACGAAGCCGGACCGGTGGTCCGGCTGTTCTCGATGACCAGAGGCCGTGCCCGCCCGGTCGAGGACGGCCTGTTCGACCTCATCTCGCTGGTCTCCGCCGCCGGGCCCGCGCCCGGCGGCCTCCGGGCCGACCTGGTGCTCGACCCCGAGCACCACGCCATCCTCGACCTCTGCCGCGACGAGCCGCTCAGCGTCGCCGAGCTGGGGTCGTACACCGACCTGCCGGTCAGCGTGGTCCGGGTCCTGCTCGGCGACCTCCACGACGCCGAGCTGATCAGCGTCACCCGACCCGTCCAGCTCGCCCACCAACCGGACGAGCGCCTGCTGCGAGACGTGATCAATGGCCTCCGTGCACTCTGA
- a CDS encoding ATP/GTP-binding protein, with the protein MASVHSDAPSPALARKAPWATSAVKILIAGGFGAGKTTLVGAVSEIRPLRTEEALSERGRPVDDTAGVETKRTTTVAMDFGRIDLRPGLALYLFGTPGQDRFWFVWDELARGTLGAVVLADTRRLADSFPSVDYFEQRGIPFVVAVNCFEGTEVYAPEDVRAALDLPAGVPVLLCDARRREDGKELLIRLVEHAAERAGIRL; encoded by the coding sequence ATGGCCTCCGTGCACTCTGACGCACCCTCACCCGCCCTCGCCCGCAAGGCTCCGTGGGCCACCAGCGCGGTCAAGATCCTGATCGCCGGCGGCTTCGGCGCGGGCAAGACCACCCTGGTCGGCGCGGTCAGCGAAATCCGCCCGCTGCGCACCGAGGAGGCGCTCAGCGAGCGCGGCCGCCCGGTCGACGACACCGCCGGGGTGGAGACCAAGCGCACCACCACCGTCGCGATGGACTTCGGCCGGATCGACCTCAGGCCCGGCCTCGCCCTCTACCTGTTCGGCACCCCCGGCCAGGACCGGTTCTGGTTCGTCTGGGACGAACTCGCCCGCGGCACCCTGGGCGCGGTCGTCCTCGCCGACACCCGCCGGCTCGCGGACTCCTTCCCCTCCGTCGACTACTTCGAGCAGCGCGGCATCCCCTTCGTGGTCGCCGTCAACTGCTTCGAGGGCACCGAGGTGTACGCCCCCGAGGACGTCCGCGCCGCGCTCGACCTGCCCGCCGGGGTGCCGGTGCTGCTGTGCGACGCGCGGCGGCGCGAGGACGGCAAGGAGCTGCTGATCCGGCTGGTCGAGCACGCGGCCGAGCGGGCCGGAATCCGGTTGTAG
- a CDS encoding winged helix-turn-helix domain-containing protein, with the protein MSYAATATVTATSTPHLRAVRSLPAHRPLAVPAAVPAPAPAPAPESLLAGLQGGAAVVAALPQSVLSQGLLTQLGATASAPLVGYLVLVPAEQPAPAAVPAAVSPKPFIRPADSGISVDPDRRNAYVDGSLLDLTYLEFELLAHLTEHPHRVHTRDQLVHTVWGYGHVGDGRTVDVHVARLRRKLGAAYRDTIVTVRRVGYKYAPAA; encoded by the coding sequence ATGTCGTACGCCGCCACTGCCACCGTCACTGCCACCTCGACCCCGCACCTGCGAGCGGTCCGCTCCCTCCCCGCCCACCGGCCGCTCGCCGTTCCCGCCGCCGTCCCGGCCCCGGCCCCGGCGCCCGCCCCGGAGAGCCTGCTCGCCGGGCTGCAGGGCGGCGCCGCGGTGGTCGCCGCGCTGCCCCAGTCCGTGCTGTCGCAGGGGCTGTTGACGCAGCTCGGCGCCACCGCGAGCGCCCCGCTGGTCGGCTACCTGGTGCTGGTGCCCGCCGAGCAGCCCGCCCCCGCGGCCGTCCCCGCCGCCGTCTCGCCCAAGCCCTTCATCCGCCCCGCGGACAGCGGCATCTCGGTCGACCCGGACCGCCGCAACGCCTACGTCGACGGCTCCCTGCTCGACCTCACCTACCTCGAGTTCGAACTCCTCGCCCACCTCACCGAGCACCCGCACCGCGTCCACACCCGCGACCAGCTGGTCCACACCGTCTGGGGCTACGGCCACGTCGGCGACGGCCGCACCGTGGACGTCCACGTCGCCCGCCTGCGCCGCAAGCTCGGCGCCGCCTACCGCGACACGATCGTCACCGTCCGCCGCGTCGGCTACAAGTACGCGCCGGCCGCGTAG
- a CDS encoding IclR family transcriptional regulator: MPATLPAPPAGAQAVHRALGLLHCFHDNGPDLSASELARRMGLSVSTAHRLARTLVATGFLDQDERTARYRLGPAVAELGQLSFHQRGLHLAAPELALLARRTGATADLAIRSGPHAVILVGGSVLPSTGLGLRRPLHSTALGKALLAWPSPTEPPLHGPLPAYTDRTLTEPAALEAELARTRERGYALNDGESAPQVRTLAVPVLDHTRTARFALAVRSTPTRLTDDALPRTLAHATACAQALTILLLPPDQRP; encoded by the coding sequence ATGCCCGCGACCCTCCCCGCCCCGCCGGCCGGCGCGCAGGCGGTCCACCGGGCACTCGGCCTGCTGCACTGCTTCCACGACAACGGGCCCGACCTCAGCGCGTCCGAACTGGCCCGCCGGATGGGCCTGTCGGTGTCGACCGCGCACCGCCTGGCCCGCACGCTGGTCGCCACCGGCTTCCTCGATCAGGACGAGCGCACCGCCCGCTACCGCCTCGGCCCGGCCGTCGCCGAACTCGGCCAACTCAGCTTCCACCAGCGAGGTCTGCACCTGGCCGCCCCCGAACTCGCCCTGCTCGCCCGGCGCACCGGCGCCACCGCCGACCTCGCCATCCGCTCCGGCCCGCACGCGGTCATCCTGGTCGGCGGCTCGGTGCTGCCCTCCACCGGCCTCGGCCTGCGCCGCCCGCTGCACTCCACCGCGCTCGGCAAGGCGCTGCTCGCCTGGCCCTCACCCACCGAGCCCCCGCTGCACGGCCCGCTCCCCGCCTACACCGACCGGACCCTCACCGAACCCGCCGCGCTCGAAGCGGAGCTGGCCCGCACCCGGGAACGCGGCTACGCCCTCAACGACGGCGAGTCCGCCCCCCAGGTCCGCACCCTCGCCGTCCCCGTCCTCGACCACACCCGCACCGCCCGCTTCGCCCTCGCCGTCCGCTCCACGCCCACCCGCCTGACCGACGACGCCCTCCCCCGCACTCTCGCCCACGCCACCGCCTGCGCCCAGGCCCTGACGATCCTCCTGCTCCCCCCGGACCAGCGCCCCTGA
- a CDS encoding ABC transporter substrate-binding protein yields the protein MSTLPHPDTLWFTRCPVPTATGIAADRGWLAEEFAADGITVRSLQDAAPEVAADHHYTHALTGLFREGGNVPALWARSRGERTRLLGLTWIEERQAILVREDSDIRSAEQLRGARLAVPRHPIGIDFWRAMALAGHHGALASAGLTPDDAEWVEVPAGPGGGQWEAELAALRDGRVDAVYVKGALAVEAARRYQAVPAVELDALLDRRHRVNNGTPRPITVHQHLLDEQPELVARFLAVLLRAADWAADRPAEVARILGAETGAGPEGVAGAYAAGGHRTLHPDLSEQRLDLLAQQERFLHAHGFLADRVDVLAWADPAPLAAARALLAARP from the coding sequence ATGAGCACGTTGCCCCACCCCGACACCCTGTGGTTCACCCGCTGCCCCGTGCCGACCGCGACCGGCATCGCCGCCGACCGCGGCTGGCTGGCCGAGGAGTTCGCGGCGGACGGCATCACGGTGCGCTCGTTGCAGGACGCCGCGCCGGAGGTCGCCGCCGACCACCACTACACGCACGCGCTGACCGGGCTGTTCCGGGAAGGCGGCAACGTCCCCGCGCTGTGGGCGCGTTCGCGTGGCGAGCGGACCAGGCTGCTCGGCCTGACCTGGATCGAGGAGCGGCAGGCGATCCTGGTCCGCGAGGACAGCGACATCCGCTCCGCCGAGCAGCTGCGCGGGGCGCGCCTGGCGGTGCCCCGGCATCCGATCGGCATCGACTTCTGGCGCGCGATGGCGCTGGCCGGCCACCACGGTGCGCTGGCCTCCGCCGGACTCACGCCGGACGACGCCGAGTGGGTGGAGGTTCCGGCCGGGCCCGGCGGCGGTCAGTGGGAGGCCGAGCTGGCCGCGCTGCGGGACGGCCGGGTGGACGCCGTGTACGTGAAGGGGGCGCTCGCCGTGGAGGCCGCGCGCCGCTACCAGGCGGTGCCCGCCGTGGAGTTGGACGCACTGCTGGACCGCCGGCACCGGGTGAACAACGGCACGCCCCGCCCGATCACCGTGCACCAGCACCTGCTGGACGAGCAGCCGGAGCTGGTCGCGCGCTTCCTGGCGGTGCTGCTGCGGGCCGCCGACTGGGCGGCCGACCGGCCCGCGGAGGTGGCTCGCATCCTCGGCGCGGAGACCGGCGCCGGCCCCGAGGGCGTCGCCGGGGCGTACGCCGCCGGCGGGCACCGCACCCTGCACCCGGACCTGTCCGAGCAGCGTCTGGACCTGCTCGCCCAGCAGGAGCGCTTCCTGCACGCCCACGGCTTCCTGGCCGACCGGGTGGACGTGCTGGCCTGGGCCGACCCCGCCCCGCTGGCCGCCGCCCGCGCCCTGCTCGCCGCCCGCCCCTGA
- a CDS encoding NrtA/SsuA/CpmA family ABC transporter substrate-binding protein, whose amino-acid sequence MRTPVRLAATATALTAAALILTACGSSAKNASASADGKSGAEVVLRVPDPGNSGFLAKGKQDGSLDRALAAVHAKVAWTGSAGPFAPAAQALNADQLDVAQGSITSAVAALAQKPGFKLFAQTAPDEAGEGILVKNGSPIKEVKDLVGKKVAVSQGGTSEYLLLKALEKNGIPVDQVQRVYLRADQTSGVFNSGQVDAWATWGTFSIPAIANAGAHFLVNGKAVGSDNYAVWAARSAFAEQHPEVLKAFYGYLHENGAKEKADPAAYLNVFTDAGPTAVTAAEKEIAVDFGKQRAVDSPITDADTARFGVVAKFYADQGVTKTLVDVKPYLIDVNSLAGSAK is encoded by the coding sequence ATGCGCACCCCCGTCCGTCTCGCCGCCACCGCCACCGCCCTGACCGCCGCCGCACTGATCCTGACCGCCTGCGGCTCGTCCGCGAAGAACGCCTCGGCGTCCGCCGACGGCAAGAGCGGCGCCGAGGTGGTGCTGAGAGTGCCCGACCCCGGCAACTCCGGGTTCCTCGCCAAGGGGAAGCAGGACGGCTCGCTGGACCGGGCGCTGGCCGCCGTGCACGCCAAGGTGGCGTGGACCGGCAGCGCCGGGCCCTTCGCCCCCGCCGCGCAGGCGCTGAACGCCGATCAGCTGGACGTCGCCCAGGGCTCGATCACCTCGGCGGTGGCCGCGCTCGCCCAGAAGCCCGGGTTCAAGCTGTTCGCGCAGACCGCGCCCGACGAGGCCGGCGAGGGCATCCTGGTGAAGAACGGCTCGCCGATCAAGGAGGTCAAGGACCTGGTCGGCAAGAAGGTCGCGGTCTCCCAGGGCGGCACCTCCGAGTACCTGCTGCTGAAGGCCCTGGAGAAGAACGGCATTCCGGTCGACCAGGTGCAGCGGGTCTACCTGCGCGCCGACCAGACCTCCGGGGTGTTCAACTCCGGGCAGGTCGACGCCTGGGCGACCTGGGGCACCTTCTCCATCCCGGCCATCGCCAACGCGGGCGCCCACTTCCTGGTCAACGGCAAGGCCGTCGGCAGCGACAACTACGCGGTGTGGGCCGCGCGTTCGGCGTTCGCCGAGCAGCACCCCGAGGTGCTGAAGGCGTTCTACGGCTACCTGCACGAGAACGGCGCGAAGGAGAAGGCCGACCCCGCCGCCTACCTCAACGTGTTCACCGACGCCGGCCCGACCGCGGTGACCGCCGCCGAGAAGGAGATCGCCGTCGACTTCGGCAAGCAGCGCGCCGTCGACTCCCCGATCACCGACGCCGACACCGCCCGGTTCGGCGTGGTCGCCAAGTTCTACGCCGACCAGGGCGTCACCAAGACCCTGGTCGACGTCAAGCCCTACCTGATCGACGTCAACTCCCTCGCCGGGAGCGCGAAGTGA
- a CDS encoding ABC transporter permease, with protein sequence MVAPRARTAAARPRGVSLALRTLGPLALLAAWQLSAATGALTPDVLASPGQVLQAVRELWGNGQLADALSTSLTRAALGLLFGAGAGLVLGVVTGFFRLGEELLDSAVQVLRTVPFLALVPLFMVWFGITETAKIALIGVATSFPMYVSASGGVRNTDRKLVEAMRSFGLSRWAIVREVVLPGALPALLSGLRLSMTLSVIALIAAEEINSTEGIGYLMAQAQNFSRTDVLAVCILIYGLLGLAADGAVRVLERALMPWRPARARTGAGR encoded by the coding sequence CTGGTCGCGCCGCGGGCCCGCACCGCCGCCGCCAGGCCGCGCGGCGTCTCGCTCGCGCTGCGCACCCTCGGCCCGCTCGCCCTGCTGGCGGCCTGGCAGCTCTCCGCCGCGACCGGCGCACTCACCCCCGACGTGCTCGCCTCGCCCGGCCAGGTCCTCCAGGCCGTACGGGAGTTGTGGGGCAACGGGCAGCTGGCCGACGCGCTGTCCACCTCGCTGACCCGGGCCGCCCTCGGCCTGCTGTTCGGCGCCGGCGCCGGACTGGTGCTCGGCGTGGTCACCGGCTTCTTCCGGCTGGGCGAGGAACTGCTCGACTCCGCCGTCCAGGTGCTGCGCACCGTCCCGTTCCTGGCCCTGGTGCCGCTGTTCATGGTGTGGTTCGGCATCACCGAGACCGCCAAGATCGCCCTGATCGGCGTCGCCACCTCCTTCCCGATGTACGTCTCCGCGTCCGGCGGCGTCCGCAACACCGACCGGAAGCTGGTCGAGGCGATGCGCAGCTTCGGGCTGTCCCGCTGGGCGATCGTCCGCGAGGTGGTGCTGCCCGGCGCGCTCCCCGCGCTGCTCTCCGGGCTGCGGCTGTCGATGACGCTCAGCGTGATCGCGCTGATCGCCGCCGAGGAGATCAACTCCACCGAGGGGATCGGCTACCTGATGGCCCAGGCGCAGAACTTCTCCCGCACCGACGTGCTGGCCGTGTGCATCCTGATCTACGGCCTGCTCGGCCTGGCCGCCGACGGCGCGGTCCGGGTGCTGGAGCGCGCCCTGATGCCCTGGCGTCCCGCCCGGGCCCGGACGGGGGCCGGACGATGA